The following are from one region of the Methanolacinia paynteri genome:
- a CDS encoding DUF2115 domain-containing protein encodes MQEEELDQIGSIARKIAQAKTKGELGSILAAELAGFRNTDLQVIGGRLYAELCRLPSPYREQVSPYIKDQLLGAYHRLLLDHRRAVFSAMNEPISDREMFLAFCEMMPEGCRRWDESTQRLPFRFTPYHRCFYYIISAFTIFVLEEPGHPVGMPFPGGFKVEEENGVFQCPIRDREKDVPFSICNFCPAIQDEGINRL; translated from the coding sequence GTGCAGGAAGAAGAACTTGATCAAATCGGTTCGATAGCCCGGAAGATAGCTCAGGCAAAGACAAAAGGGGAACTCGGGTCAATTCTTGCTGCCGAGCTGGCTGGTTTCCGGAACACAGACCTGCAGGTGATCGGGGGCCGCCTCTACGCTGAACTCTGCAGACTGCCGTCTCCTTATAGGGAACAGGTTTCGCCTTACATAAAAGATCAGCTCCTCGGGGCGTACCACAGGCTCCTGCTCGATCACAGGAGAGCCGTATTTTCAGCAATGAACGAGCCGATCTCCGATCGTGAAATGTTTCTTGCTTTCTGTGAAATGATGCCTGAAGGATGCAGGCGTTGGGACGAATCAACGCAGAGACTGCCGTTCAGGTTCACTCCTTACCACAGGTGTTTCTACTATATCATCTCAGCCTTCACGATCTTTGTTCTTGAAGAACCCGGCCATCCGGTCGGAATGCCCTTCCCGGGCGGCTTCAAAGTCGAGGAAGAGAACGGAGTATTTCAGTGCCCGATACGTGACCGTGAAAAAGACGTTCCTTTTTCAATCTGCAATTTCTGCCCGGCCATCCAGGACGAAGGAATAAACCGGCTTTAA
- a CDS encoding winged helix-turn-helix transcriptional regulator, with protein MQPAFKYKCCPAHVAIRVLGKKWTLLILRDIAILNIRRFGEIKRSLPGLTPRVLSMRLRELEENEFINAEVIREDPRVVEWHLTEKGQDTISILLAFMEFGAKWYPAEVFEDGQSHTLEELYPEKN; from the coding sequence ATGCAGCCTGCATTTAAATACAAGTGCTGTCCTGCTCATGTTGCTATCCGCGTTCTCGGGAAAAAGTGGACTCTGCTGATACTGCGTGATATTGCAATATTAAATATCAGGAGGTTTGGTGAAATCAAAAGATCTCTTCCGGGTCTCACACCAAGGGTTCTCTCGATGAGGCTTCGTGAACTTGAGGAAAATGAATTTATTAATGCTGAAGTTATCAGAGAAGATCCACGTGTCGTCGAATGGCATCTCACGGAGAAGGGTCAGGATACCATATCAATACTTCTTGCCTTCATGGAATTTGGTGCGAAGTGGTATCCCGCCGAGGTATTTGAGGATGGTCAAAGTCATACTCTTGAAGAGCTCTATCCTGAAAAAAATTAG
- a CDS encoding winged helix-turn-helix transcriptional regulator, with protein MHHDSNRICLCPLEGIITTISKKWAILLISILGHHEKLRFNDLMNILEGISPKTLTDLLKELQRTGLVERESFPEIPPRVEYSLTDDGKELCEVIIPLVKWAEKRDNLHEKKCTLKCRSSCCPSRHSSGEGEKSGDE; from the coding sequence ATGCACCACGATAGTAACAGGATCTGCCTCTGCCCGCTCGAAGGGATCATTACCACAATATCCAAAAAATGGGCCATTTTGCTCATCAGTATCCTCGGGCATCACGAAAAACTGCGGTTCAACGACCTCATGAATATTCTTGAAGGAATCAGCCCGAAGACGCTGACAGACCTCTTAAAAGAACTGCAAAGGACGGGACTTGTAGAGAGGGAGTCGTTTCCCGAAATTCCTCCCCGTGTCGAATATTCGCTGACCGACGACGGAAAAGAACTCTGCGAAGTGATTATTCCCCTGGTCAAATGGGCGGAGAAGAGGGACAACCTTCATGAAAAGAAATGCACGCTGAAGTGCCGGAGTTCCTGCTGTCCCTCAAGGCACTCTTCGGGCGAGGGAGAAAAATCAGGGGACGAATGA
- a CDS encoding DUF5400 family protein, which translates to MEYTYLVITLAILLSSITTGFITFRMIGMRLAVHFGFLMLAFIATIAAIATGLPAIVLAAAALQVLATITAYTQIWPTLKYSIQTSPGYAPHLALVTMLPVLALAAVLM; encoded by the coding sequence ATGGAATATACATATCTTGTAATTACCCTGGCGATCCTGCTGAGCAGCATAACTACGGGATTCATCACATTCCGGATGATCGGGATGCGTCTTGCAGTGCACTTCGGGTTTCTGATGCTCGCCTTCATTGCGACCATTGCAGCGATTGCGACCGGCCTCCCGGCAATAGTCCTTGCAGCCGCCGCCCTCCAGGTGCTGGCGACGATCACGGCATACACGCAGATCTGGCCGACGCTGAAATATTCGATCCAGACATCGCCGGGCTACGCCCCGCACCTTGCCCTCGTGACGATGCTGCCTGTGCTTGCTCTTGCCGCAGTACTGATGTAA
- a CDS encoding DsrE family protein translates to MVKTIPARGIKSPNASILAANIIRHSAGPNEEIRFLLSPGAEEGMDAVAAKFGYNIETGKNGSDVEVRMIPRGTKMQEVDVTGDTCPGPAITVGNILESLGIGERLKVKCANGSTLEDIARAVTSGGSRVIEEGSEGDRRYLIAEKAERPAAGEASALAANLNSVVIIQSNGISNAERAYATFLFSKVALSMGKTVTIFLLMDGASMARQGAAAGVKHPSFDRLDNLMNEVIEAGAKVYVCELSAQFRGINEGNLVRGMKIAGAATYIDLISNPANAVVNF, encoded by the coding sequence ATGGTGAAAACAATCCCGGCACGCGGGATTAAATCCCCCAACGCCTCGATCCTTGCTGCAAATATCATCAGACATTCCGCAGGGCCTAACGAAGAGATCCGGTTTCTCCTCAGCCCCGGTGCGGAGGAGGGCATGGATGCGGTTGCGGCAAAGTTCGGCTATAACATTGAGACCGGAAAGAACGGCAGCGATGTCGAGGTGCGGATGATTCCCCGCGGCACGAAGATGCAGGAGGTCGACGTTACAGGCGATACCTGTCCCGGCCCTGCCATCACAGTCGGAAACATCCTCGAATCGCTCGGGATCGGGGAGAGACTGAAGGTGAAGTGTGCGAACGGGTCCACTCTCGAAGATATCGCCCGTGCAGTAACATCGGGCGGTTCCCGCGTGATCGAAGAGGGGAGCGAAGGCGATCGCCGCTACCTTATCGCGGAGAAGGCAGAACGTCCTGCCGCAGGAGAAGCGTCAGCCCTGGCAGCGAACCTTAATTCCGTGGTGATCATCCAGAGCAACGGGATCAGCAACGCCGAAAGAGCCTATGCGACCTTCCTTTTCTCTAAGGTGGCACTTTCGATGGGAAAGACAGTCACAATATTCTTGCTCATGGACGGAGCCAGCATGGCAAGACAAGGGGCGGCGGCAGGCGTGAAACATCCTTCCTTCGATCGACTTGACAATCTCATGAACGAAGTAATCGAAGCAGGTGCGAAAGTATACGTCTGCGAACTTTCGGCACAGTTCCGCGGCATAAATGAAGGCAATCTCGTCAGGGGAATGAAAATCGCCGGAGCTGCGACTTATATAGACCTGATCAGCAATCCTGCCAACGCGGTGGTAAACTTCTGA
- a CDS encoding DUF169 domain-containing protein, producing MSYETTGKELIELLGLKGSPVAVKIAETEADVPAGYQKVPEKSRHCQFVQDARLKGMKGYATRDEHLCKGGAGVMGIEPLPEAVATGKMYHTLGNFKTAEGALDTVSAIPKCTTESYASVYSPLESAEFEPDVVVIVATPRQALRLSQAYLYATGGRISSDYSGIQSICADAVVAVKQRGVPNMTLGCNGSRKNSGIAEDEVILGIPPKDLPEIVEALKLFAEKWG from the coding sequence ATGTCATACGAAACAACCGGAAAAGAACTGATAGAACTGCTGGGGCTGAAGGGAAGCCCTGTCGCCGTAAAGATCGCAGAAACAGAGGCGGACGTGCCCGCCGGATACCAGAAGGTCCCGGAGAAGAGCAGGCACTGCCAGTTCGTGCAGGACGCAAGGCTCAAAGGCATGAAAGGATATGCCACACGGGACGAGCATCTCTGCAAGGGCGGGGCAGGCGTAATGGGAATCGAACCCCTTCCCGAGGCGGTCGCGACAGGCAAAATGTATCATACGCTCGGCAACTTCAAGACAGCCGAAGGAGCGCTCGACACCGTTTCCGCTATACCGAAATGCACTACAGAGTCCTATGCGTCGGTCTACTCGCCGCTCGAATCGGCGGAGTTCGAGCCGGATGTTGTAGTCATAGTTGCAACACCGAGACAGGCACTCAGGCTCAGTCAGGCATATCTATACGCGACCGGCGGAAGGATATCGAGCGATTACTCAGGCATCCAGTCGATCTGTGCGGACGCAGTCGTAGCAGTGAAGCAGCGTGGAGTTCCGAACATGACACTCGGGTGCAACGGTTCGAGGAAGAACTCGGGGATCGCAGAAGACGAGGTCATTCTTGGCATCCCACCGAAAGATCTGCCGGAGATAGTCGAGGCACTCAAATTGTTTGCAGAGAAGTGGGGTTGA
- a CDS encoding GAF domain-containing protein — MTSTEIENLAGTEHLIVAYLRSHPPEECMLDKISMGIGKSRATALKYLWTLHAKGVIDYREIGRNKLWMMKQPQEAGAETIIREEPESVPRGARTTAQAAFELHDLLLREAELRDSLDLPETVVLTVGEDLFIIARNRLFESLFPAAEKFSGLVHQSQAAKLENLCRSANAGRTASIELDLIERAGIYRPYRFTLVSSGPGDPAGARVLIGEDLSGGRRTRRHLESLLYIIRTAATAQNEEDLLRETLRGVRESLVPFVHGSVIMADMHVACTTAPLSGELLQDLSPILERCMTSLETVSEERDGETFRYAVAVPIIDEERAAGVMLLLTESSISATELENIEIVADEIASALRMQRLDRERAEFVNTLLAMNSISTILNTATDEEAILEKSIEAVINTLGFDMGCIYLKDDAEGMVPRVQRNMPEHLRKMCIAGIYDGLFDRVFRDRTLVYIVSGMPEYEDLVPSAIRENGVRTLLILPIKVGDQIVGLVNMGSRAEKHYTQTSLDNLFSIGLQLGIALERSRLASALGEAGRESKKGE, encoded by the coding sequence ATGACTTCGACAGAGATTGAGAATCTTGCCGGGACCGAACACCTGATTGTCGCATACCTGCGATCGCATCCGCCTGAAGAGTGCATGCTCGACAAGATATCCATGGGAATCGGGAAGAGCCGGGCGACCGCTCTCAAGTACCTCTGGACGCTTCATGCGAAGGGAGTCATCGACTACCGCGAGATCGGGCGGAACAAGCTGTGGATGATGAAACAGCCGCAGGAAGCGGGTGCTGAGACAATCATCCGCGAGGAGCCGGAGAGCGTGCCCCGGGGCGCCCGGACGACTGCGCAGGCCGCATTCGAACTCCACGATCTTCTTCTCAGGGAAGCGGAGCTCCGCGACTCGCTGGACCTCCCGGAGACCGTAGTCCTTACGGTCGGGGAGGATCTTTTCATAATCGCAAGAAACAGGCTCTTCGAATCGCTCTTCCCCGCGGCGGAAAAATTTTCCGGCCTCGTTCACCAGTCCCAGGCTGCAAAACTCGAAAATCTCTGCCGGTCGGCGAATGCAGGTAGAACCGCCTCGATCGAACTCGACCTGATCGAGAGAGCAGGGATATATCGTCCCTACCGTTTCACCCTTGTCTCCTCCGGTCCCGGAGATCCGGCAGGCGCACGGGTCCTTATCGGCGAGGACCTCTCAGGCGGGAGAAGGACACGGCGGCATCTCGAATCTCTTCTCTATATCATAAGAACGGCTGCAACTGCACAGAATGAAGAAGACCTCCTCCGTGAAACTCTCCGGGGGGTGAGGGAGAGCCTAGTTCCCTTCGTCCACGGAAGTGTCATCATGGCCGACATGCACGTAGCCTGCACTACTGCGCCGCTCTCCGGCGAACTGCTGCAGGACTTATCTCCCATTCTCGAACGCTGTATGACTTCGCTTGAGACAGTATCCGAAGAAAGGGACGGTGAGACATTCCGCTATGCAGTCGCAGTGCCGATCATCGACGAGGAGCGGGCCGCCGGTGTGATGCTGCTCCTGACGGAGTCTTCAATCAGTGCAACCGAGCTGGAGAACATAGAGATCGTCGCGGACGAGATCGCAAGCGCCCTCCGGATGCAGCGGCTCGACCGGGAAAGGGCGGAGTTCGTAAATACTCTCCTTGCGATGAACTCCATCTCCACCATCCTGAATACTGCAACCGACGAGGAAGCGATCCTTGAGAAATCGATCGAGGCGGTCATTAATACCCTGGGCTTTGATATGGGCTGTATCTACCTTAAGGACGATGCCGAGGGAATGGTGCCGCGGGTCCAGCGGAACATGCCCGAACATCTCCGGAAGATGTGTATAGCCGGAATATACGACGGCCTGTTCGATCGTGTGTTCCGTGACCGAACCCTTGTCTATATAGTCTCCGGGATGCCGGAGTACGAGGACCTGGTCCCCAGTGCCATCCGGGAGAACGGAGTCAGGACGCTTTTGATCCTGCCGATAAAAGTCGGCGACCAGATCGTCGGGCTGGTTAATATGGGCAGTAGGGCGGAGAAGCACTATACTCAGACAAGTCTTGATAACCTCTTCTCCATCGGGCTCCAGCTCGGCATCGCCCTCGAAAGATCGAGGCTTGCCAGCGCTCTTGGTGAAGCCGGCAGAGAGAGTAAAAAAGGAGAGTAG
- a CDS encoding DUF3795 domain-containing protein — MKDGCENPARYIGCCGAYCKTCKMPAEGACRGCKLGYDSGERDIQKARCRIKVCCFGEKGLETCADCPDYDTCEIISGFHNKKGHKYKKYHESLEFIRKNGNDEFIKAAGKWKGAYGRLPPATPPGD, encoded by the coding sequence ATGAAAGACGGCTGCGAAAACCCCGCGAGGTATATCGGTTGCTGCGGTGCGTACTGCAAAACCTGTAAGATGCCGGCCGAAGGTGCATGCAGGGGCTGCAAACTCGGATACGACTCCGGGGAGCGGGATATCCAGAAGGCAAGGTGCAGGATCAAGGTCTGCTGCTTCGGTGAGAAAGGGCTTGAAACATGCGCCGACTGCCCTGATTACGATACCTGCGAGATAATATCCGGTTTTCACAACAAGAAAGGCCACAAATACAAAAAATATCATGAATCGCTTGAGTTCATTCGCAAGAACGGGAATGACGAGTTCATCAAGGCGGCCGGCAAATGGAAGGGTGCGTACGGAAGGCTGCCGCCGGCGACTCCTCCCGGAGATTAG
- a CDS encoding pyridoxamine 5'-phosphate oxidase family protein, which translates to MGEEIADKKEIEEILLDSPFLRLGMCRGDVPYVVPMAFGYREGAIYLHSSKKGKKIEVLEENANVCFETETDYELIPSKRPCSYDMKYRSVVGFGTAKILDDEDEIREGLAVIAGRYHREEFDPKSLNAGGIAVIRIDITEMTGRKNLID; encoded by the coding sequence ATGGGAGAAGAGATCGCTGACAAAAAGGAGATTGAAGAGATATTGCTGGACTCACCCTTCCTGAGGCTCGGGATGTGCAGGGGCGATGTTCCCTATGTGGTGCCCATGGCATTCGGGTACAGGGAGGGGGCGATATATCTTCACAGTTCGAAGAAGGGTAAAAAGATCGAGGTCCTGGAGGAAAACGCGAACGTTTGTTTTGAGACGGAGACGGATTACGAGCTGATCCCTTCCAAACGCCCGTGTTCATACGATATGAAATACAGGAGCGTCGTGGGTTTCGGGACGGCGAAGATTCTGGATGATGAAGATGAGATCAGGGAGGGACTCGCTGTTATTGCCGGACGCTACCACAGAGAGGAGTTTGATCCAAAGAGCCTGAATGCCGGGGGTATTGCCGTTATCAGGATAGATATAACAGAAATGACCGGCAGGAAGAACCTGATCGACTAA
- a CDS encoding aspartate/glutamate racemase family protein, with protein sequence MKIIGVIGGMSWVSSAEYYKLMNEMVEDRLGGLHSAKILMYSIEFGEFSEEEREASEGDWKPLRNTMIDAAERLERGGADFIIICSNTMHSSADDIEAKVKIPVLHIADATGEKIRTRGFKTVGLLGTEYTMEEDFYRKRLEERFGIKVIIPDEAECEMINTIIFDELCAEIISDDSRRKFIEIIRRLKEKGAEGIILGCTEIPFLVSQEDVEIPLFDTMTIHAEAAVKYALDDE encoded by the coding sequence ATGAAGATAATTGGTGTTATCGGCGGAATGAGCTGGGTATCATCGGCCGAATACTATAAACTGATGAACGAGATGGTCGAAGATAGACTCGGCGGCCTTCACTCGGCAAAGATCCTGATGTACTCGATAGAGTTCGGGGAGTTCTCGGAGGAGGAGAGGGAGGCATCAGAAGGCGACTGGAAGCCGCTCAGGAACACGATGATCGATGCGGCTGAGAGGCTTGAACGGGGAGGGGCTGACTTCATTATCATATGCTCGAATACGATGCATTCGAGTGCGGATGATATAGAAGCTAAAGTAAAAATCCCGGTGCTGCACATCGCCGATGCGACCGGCGAAAAGATCAGAACGCGGGGCTTTAAGACCGTCGGGCTTCTCGGCACCGAGTACACGATGGAGGAGGACTTCTATAGAAAAAGGCTCGAAGAGAGGTTCGGGATAAAAGTGATTATCCCGGATGAAGCGGAGTGTGAAATGATAAATACAATAATATTCGACGAACTCTGCGCAGAGATAATCAGCGATGACTCGAGGCGGAAGTTCATCGAAATCATTCGCCGCCTCAAAGAAAAGGGAGCCGAAGGAATAATCCTCGGGTGCACGGAGATCCCGTTTCTCGTAAGTCAGGAGGATGTCGAGATCCCGCTCTTCGACACGATGACGATACATGCAGAAGCGGCTGTTAAATATGCACTGGATGATGAGTGA
- a CDS encoding sensor histidine kinase — MDIDIRTLSLVVVIANIFQAFAITFLYAINKKYRGINWWVLGSASIALGFVFLLMRDSVDIPLVTIILGNALIVAGSIFTYTGIMHFLEKKEDLRIVLPVFAIFTCLYLYFTYVSDEITVRTAILSITLAFYMFLTSAALLGKVPCAIKDSARFVAGVEISLACFLVFRGWYVLFITPIETIFTPAIIQYVSFLFFFGGNFLLTVGLIIMVNQRLNADVVEAKEEFELFFRTSPDGIAISRLDNSIILDINDGFTNLTGFDRSETIGISSLKINVWKNPADRQKVYDEIFEKGFCENYETILRRKDGSEITCIVSAKSITLQGVPCIISVTRDITDRKRAEQALQQANRKLNLLSSITRHDILNTVTVLAGYLGLAREEPAGPKLKDYLDHLDVSAKTIQRQIEFTREYQEIGVNAATWQNVEETVREAASEFKMKDVTLDIECGNTEIFADPLLRKVFYNFFDNSFRYAPPFTTISVSCTEKEDGLSVVFADDGAGIPEEVRSHLFERGFGKHTGLGLFLSREILAITGITITENGEAGKGARFEMTVPKGAYRFSGTGPEQL; from the coding sequence ATGGATATTGATATAAGGACGCTCTCTCTCGTGGTCGTGATCGCAAATATATTCCAGGCGTTTGCAATCACCTTTCTCTATGCAATCAATAAAAAATACCGCGGGATCAACTGGTGGGTCCTGGGAAGCGCCTCTATTGCATTAGGGTTCGTCTTCCTGCTCATGCGGGATTCCGTCGATATTCCACTGGTTACGATAATCCTGGGAAACGCACTGATTGTAGCCGGTTCGATATTTACATACACCGGGATCATGCATTTTCTCGAAAAGAAGGAGGACCTCAGGATCGTTCTCCCCGTCTTTGCGATATTTACCTGCCTGTATCTTTATTTTACCTATGTAAGCGACGAGATCACCGTGCGGACTGCAATCCTGTCTATAACACTGGCCTTTTACATGTTCCTTACATCAGCGGCACTTTTGGGAAAAGTTCCGTGTGCTATAAAAGACTCCGCCCGTTTCGTCGCGGGAGTTGAAATCTCTCTCGCATGTTTCCTGGTATTCCGTGGCTGGTATGTCCTCTTCATAACACCCATCGAAACCATCTTCACTCCGGCGATTATCCAGTATGTGTCATTCCTGTTCTTCTTCGGCGGAAATTTCCTCTTAACAGTCGGGCTCATCATTATGGTCAACCAGCGCCTTAATGCGGACGTGGTCGAGGCAAAGGAGGAGTTCGAACTCTTCTTCCGCACAAGCCCCGACGGGATTGCCATCTCGCGTCTTGACAACAGTATCATCCTGGACATAAACGACGGGTTTACAAACCTTACAGGGTTTGACAGGTCCGAAACCATCGGTATCTCCAGCCTTAAGATCAATGTCTGGAAAAACCCTGCCGACCGGCAGAAAGTCTACGATGAAATTTTTGAAAAAGGATTCTGCGAGAATTATGAAACCATCCTGAGGCGAAAGGACGGCAGCGAGATCACATGTATTGTCTCCGCCAAGTCCATAACCCTGCAGGGTGTTCCCTGTATTATCAGCGTGACAAGGGATATCACCGATCGCAAGCGGGCGGAGCAGGCGCTTCAGCAGGCCAACAGGAAGTTAAACCTGCTCTCCAGCATCACACGGCACGATATCCTGAATACAGTCACCGTCCTTGCCGGGTATCTCGGCCTCGCCCGCGAAGAGCCCGCCGGTCCGAAGCTGAAAGATTATCTCGATCACCTGGATGTAAGTGCGAAGACGATACAGCGCCAGATCGAGTTCACCCGCGAGTACCAGGAGATCGGCGTCAATGCAGCCACCTGGCAGAATGTCGAAGAGACCGTCCGCGAGGCCGCTTCCGAATTTAAGATGAAGGATGTCACCCTGGATATCGAATGCGGAAATACGGAGATATTCGCAGACCCACTCCTCCGTAAGGTATTCTATAACTTCTTTGACAATTCGTTCAGGTATGCACCCCCGTTTACGACGATCTCGGTCTCCTGCACCGAAAAGGAAGACGGGTTGTCGGTCGTGTTCGCCGACGACGGTGCAGGTATCCCGGAAGAGGTAAGGAGTCACCTCTTCGAGAGAGGTTTCGGGAAGCACACCGGTCTCGGTCTTTTCCTCTCGAGGGAGATCCTGGCGATCACCGGGATTACGATCACTGAAAACGGCGAAGCAGGGAAGGGTGCAAGGTTCGAGATGACCGTTCCCAAAGGCGCATACCGTTTCTCCGGTACAGGGCCGGAACAATTATAA
- a CDS encoding SHOCT domain-containing protein, whose amino-acid sequence MDGYMHYYMFDGYGYPYGGWIWMAVFWIVQLIVAFFIFRDAKEHGTNPVLWFILVIIPAIGWLFLVLYVIFRVLDSGSGSPGEGSSEKSASAREILDQRYAAGEITTDEYNAMKEELSR is encoded by the coding sequence ATGGACGGGTACATGCATTATTACATGTTCGACGGCTACGGGTATCCGTACGGCGGCTGGATCTGGATGGCTGTCTTCTGGATCGTCCAGCTGATCGTTGCGTTCTTCATATTCCGGGACGCTAAGGAACACGGGACGAATCCTGTCCTGTGGTTTATTCTTGTCATCATCCCGGCTATCGGGTGGTTGTTCCTGGTGCTCTACGTCATCTTTCGCGTGCTGGATTCCGGGAGCGGAAGCCCCGGAGAAGGAAGCAGTGAAAAATCGGCATCCGCTCGTGAGATCCTCGACCAGCGTTACGCCGCCGGCGAGATTACGACCGACGAATACAACGCGATGAAAGAAGAGTTATCCCGCTGA
- a CDS encoding copper-translocating P-type ATPase yields MDMDGNTHEDHAGHAGHSPDGGGMPGSAEAMGGGHGKGMPGGHHRHMMEDFRKRFIVSMILTVPILVLSPSIQSFFGFSFVFTGSDLILLALSTVVYLYGGYPFLAGIVNELRSRLPGMMTLIAVAITVAYVFSAADVLGLISGKPFFWELATLIDIMLLGHWVEMRSVLGASRALEELVKIMPSVAHLLKEGGETEDVNVEALKPGDRVLVKPGEKVPVDGIVTDGRSSVDESMLTGESKPVSKKAGDPVTGGSVNGEGSLTVEVKKTGKDTYLSQVIELVKSAQESRSKTQDLANRAALVLTVIALSVGAVTFIAWYIFGPGIDYAVERMATVMVITCPHALGLAVPLVVAVSTSLAANSGLLIRDREAFERARDLEAVVFDKTGTLTSGKFGITDIILPEKMPEDEFLGLAASLESSSEHPIARGIVHSATERGLVLSRPEDFREIPGKGVEGNIGGRLVRVVGPEYMKEKGIEFQDPEVGRAESQEKTVVYVLEEGKVLGALALADIIREESREAISRLKALDVRCMMLTGDNRFVAKWVADELGLDEFFAGVLPHQKAEKIEEIRKQYRTAMVGDGINDAPALVSADVGIAIGAGTDVAVESADIVLVRSDPRDVADIIRLSKRTYSKMVQNLIWATGYNSFAIPLAAGVGIAYGIVLSPAAGAVLMSLSTVIVAINARTLRMN; encoded by the coding sequence ATGGATATGGACGGGAATACTCACGAAGATCATGCAGGACATGCCGGCCATAGCCCGGACGGCGGCGGCATGCCCGGATCAGCCGAAGCTATGGGCGGAGGCCACGGAAAAGGGATGCCGGGAGGCCACCACCGCCATATGATGGAGGACTTCAGGAAACGCTTCATCGTCTCGATGATTCTCACCGTCCCGATACTCGTCCTTTCCCCTTCCATCCAGTCCTTCTTCGGGTTTTCTTTTGTATTCACCGGTTCGGATCTGATCCTCCTGGCTCTTTCCACCGTAGTATATCTCTACGGCGGCTATCCGTTCCTCGCCGGAATCGTGAACGAACTGCGTTCCCGGCTGCCGGGGATGATGACCCTGATCGCGGTCGCGATCACGGTTGCATATGTCTTCAGTGCTGCCGATGTCCTGGGTCTGATCTCCGGCAAACCGTTCTTCTGGGAGCTTGCCACGCTGATCGATATCATGCTGCTCGGCCACTGGGTCGAGATGCGTTCGGTTCTCGGCGCCTCCCGTGCACTGGAGGAGCTGGTGAAGATCATGCCCTCCGTCGCTCATCTCTTAAAGGAGGGCGGGGAGACAGAGGATGTAAACGTCGAAGCCCTGAAGCCCGGCGACCGGGTACTGGTAAAGCCGGGTGAAAAGGTTCCTGTGGACGGCATTGTGACGGACGGAAGATCCAGCGTGGATGAATCGATGCTGACCGGGGAGTCGAAGCCTGTCTCGAAGAAGGCAGGCGACCCTGTAACCGGCGGTTCGGTGAACGGCGAGGGCTCGCTCACGGTCGAGGTGAAGAAGACAGGGAAGGATACATATCTCAGCCAGGTCATCGAACTGGTGAAATCGGCACAGGAGAGCAGGTCGAAGACGCAGGACCTGGCGAACAGGGCCGCTCTCGTCCTGACGGTAATCGCACTCTCTGTCGGCGCCGTCACGTTTATCGCCTGGTACATCTTCGGGCCGGGAATCGATTACGCGGTCGAACGGATGGCAACCGTCATGGTAATTACCTGTCCTCACGCCCTCGGCCTTGCCGTTCCGCTCGTCGTTGCTGTCTCGACCAGTCTTGCGGCAAACTCCGGTCTTCTTATCAGGGACCGGGAGGCGTTCGAGCGGGCGAGAGATCTCGAGGCGGTCGTATTCGACAAGACCGGAACACTGACCAGCGGGAAGTTCGGGATTACCGACATCATCCTGCCGGAGAAGATGCCGGAGGATGAATTCCTGGGACTTGCCGCATCTCTTGAAAGCAGCTCGGAGCATCCGATTGCACGCGGGATAGTGCATAGTGCAACCGAAAGGGGACTTGTTCTCTCCCGGCCTGAAGATTTCCGTGAGATACCCGGTAAAGGCGTCGAAGGGAATATCGGCGGGCGGCTCGTCAGGGTCGTTGGCCCGGAGTACATGAAGGAAAAGGGGATCGAATTCCAGGACCCGGAGGTCGGGAGGGCCGAATCGCAGGAAAAGACGGTGGTCTATGTCCTCGAAGAAGGGAAGGTTCTCGGCGCCCTCGCCCTCGCCGATATAATCAGGGAGGAGTCACGCGAGGCGATCTCCCGCCTGAAGGCACTGGATGTCAGGTGCATGATGCTCACGGGCGACAACCGCTTCGTTGCAAAATGGGTGGCTGACGAACTCGGCCTGGACGAGTTTTTCGCCGGTGTCCTCCCTCACCAGAAGGCCGAAAAGATCGAAGAGATCCGGAAACAGTACCGGACTGCCATGGTCGGCGACGGGATCAACGATGCTCCAGCCCTTGTTTCTGCCGACGTCGGGATCGCGATCGGGGCGGGAACGGATGTCGCAGTCGAGAGTGCCGATATAGTTCTTGTCAGGAGCGATCCTCGCGATGTGGCCGACATCATCCGGCTGTCGAAGAGGACGTACTCGAAGATGGTCCAGAACCTGATCTGGGCCACGGGCTACAACAGTTTTGCCATCCCTCTTGCGGCCGGAGTGGGGATCGCCTACGGGATTGTTCTTTCTCCTGCGGCCGGTGCGGTCCTGATGAGCCTGAGCACGGTGATCGTGGCGATCAACGCCCGGACCCTGAGGATGAACTGA